One Rhodococcus sp. P1Y DNA window includes the following coding sequences:
- a CDS encoding outer membrane protein assembly factor BamB family protein, which translates to MRPRHRVAAAIVVAVVAAGCAGPQAEPALDARFGPGDFAVAPTPAWSLDPVALGTPTHRTPFVLPEVPGGEGPMLVGLSDGVYSQNPRSLRVLALDPGTGKRLWLRDIGPVRQCAEEIDDTVLACYGDHRVVYVDVADGRILGDISTDFYVYHVRAAAGVGYVSGRSDDMLVSTIHSGTFTELDEHWNATYPSPVAGQPASPAVFPDLGIADVYSSGAHQIIDIDTGEPRFRYAGVNPLALGNDLFANVTQAPDGTLREVILDGQGEIRTEVPVATFGLAPEPWANMGASDDLPKFLGDGAYDARTGAELWRNAATLENNGGINSAVLAVVGNTVVVRSSETRTFSGIDLRTGLTTWTTPWPDAYWARAGTTDGEHYIFGDYTGMHALRASDGVMMWSIPWPVGVDPREMSVAENAGLLTVSGRTGSTVWSPTRP; encoded by the coding sequence ATGAGACCGAGACACAGGGTCGCCGCTGCCATCGTGGTGGCGGTTGTCGCTGCGGGCTGTGCTGGTCCGCAGGCCGAACCTGCCCTCGACGCGCGCTTCGGTCCCGGCGATTTCGCGGTGGCGCCCACCCCCGCCTGGTCGCTCGACCCGGTTGCGCTGGGAACGCCGACGCACCGGACTCCATTCGTGCTGCCCGAGGTTCCGGGTGGCGAAGGGCCCATGCTCGTCGGACTGTCCGACGGAGTCTACTCGCAGAATCCTCGCAGTCTGCGAGTGCTCGCGCTCGATCCCGGAACCGGAAAACGGTTGTGGCTGCGCGACATCGGACCGGTGCGCCAGTGCGCCGAGGAAATCGACGACACCGTACTCGCGTGTTATGGCGATCACCGCGTCGTCTATGTCGATGTCGCCGACGGTCGGATTCTCGGCGATATATCTACCGATTTCTACGTCTACCACGTCCGCGCTGCCGCAGGGGTGGGATATGTCTCCGGGCGCAGCGACGACATGCTGGTGTCCACCATCCACAGCGGTACGTTCACCGAACTCGACGAGCATTGGAACGCGACCTATCCGTCGCCGGTCGCCGGGCAGCCTGCATCGCCCGCCGTGTTCCCCGATCTCGGTATCGCCGACGTGTATTCGAGTGGTGCCCATCAGATCATCGACATCGACACCGGTGAGCCTCGGTTCCGCTACGCCGGTGTGAATCCGCTCGCGCTAGGCAACGATCTCTTCGCCAACGTCACGCAGGCACCGGACGGCACCCTGCGGGAGGTGATCCTCGACGGGCAGGGAGAGATCAGGACCGAGGTGCCGGTCGCGACGTTCGGTCTGGCGCCCGAGCCCTGGGCCAACATGGGTGCAAGCGACGACCTTCCGAAGTTTCTCGGCGACGGTGCCTACGACGCGAGGACCGGCGCCGAGCTCTGGCGAAATGCAGCCACGCTGGAGAACAACGGCGGAATCAACTCCGCAGTCCTCGCCGTGGTGGGCAATACCGTCGTCGTTCGCTCTTCCGAGACCCGCACATTTTCCGGCATAGATCTCCGGACCGGTCTGACGACGTGGACGACGCCGTGGCCGGACGCGTACTGGGCGCGTGCCGGCACCACCGACGGCGAACACTACATCTTCGGTGACTACACCGGCATGCACGCCTTGCGCGCATCGGACGGGGTCATGATGTGGTCGATCCCGTGGCCTGTCGGTGTGGATCCGCGCGAGATGTCGGTCGCAGAGAACGCGGGATTACTGACCGTGTCCGGCCGCACCGGGTCGACTGTGTGGTCTCCCACACGTCCGTAG
- the trhA gene encoding PAQR family membrane homeostasis protein TrhA, whose amino-acid sequence MTMFGLDELPVKPRMRGWIHLYAFGVAVVAGIVLVTLAFSMVSVGAGIATSVYAVTVCGVFGVSATYHRVHWDNPAHRTWMKRADHSMIFLFIAGSYTPFAVLGLPTDTGRTLLIVVWIGALGGVALKMLWPQAPKWVGVPLYLLLGWAIVPVAPTLIEQVGYAPFVLLLVGGILYSIGAILYATKWPNPWPTTFGHHEFFHAATVLAAICHLVAVWLVLF is encoded by the coding sequence ATGACGATGTTCGGATTGGACGAGCTCCCCGTCAAGCCACGCATGCGCGGGTGGATTCACCTCTACGCATTCGGAGTAGCGGTCGTCGCGGGCATCGTGTTGGTGACGCTCGCGTTCTCGATGGTCTCGGTCGGCGCAGGGATCGCGACGAGTGTGTACGCCGTCACCGTCTGCGGCGTCTTCGGCGTCAGCGCCACCTATCACCGTGTGCACTGGGACAACCCAGCTCATCGGACGTGGATGAAACGTGCCGATCACTCGATGATCTTCCTGTTCATCGCGGGAAGTTACACACCGTTTGCGGTGCTCGGACTACCGACGGACACCGGACGGACACTGCTGATCGTCGTGTGGATCGGCGCCCTCGGCGGCGTCGCTCTCAAGATGCTGTGGCCGCAGGCGCCGAAATGGGTCGGTGTCCCGCTCTACCTGCTGCTCGGCTGGGCCATCGTTCCGGTGGCTCCGACGCTCATCGAGCAGGTCGGATACGCGCCATTCGTACTGCTACTCGTCGGCGGGATTCTCTACAGCATCGGCGCAATCCTCTACGCGACCAAATGGCCCAACCCTTGGCCCACCACGTTCGGCCACCACGAATTCTTCCACGCCGCAACCGTGCTCGCTGCGATCTGCCATCTTGTCGCGGTGTGGTTGGTGCTGTTCTAG
- a CDS encoding ATP-binding cassette domain-containing protein — MANAIEVENLVLEYGKNTALAGISFVVPEGTVLGVLGPNGAGKTTAVRILATLLKATSGTAKVHGIDVGDNPNEVRKSIGLTGQFAAVDEYLTGYENLEMVGRLFGLKKAEAHKRADELLARFDLEYARDRTAKQYSGGMRRRLDIAASLIGRPKVVFLDEPTTGLDPRSRNAMWDFIADLVKDGTTILLTTQYLEEADRLADKIIVLDKGAIIAEGTADELKNQVGGERLEFVLTDAADKDRALEILTPIGLDAPSYDEQTRRIGIPVGGGADDLTTALVQLKEAGIHVVDVGLRRPNLDDVFLTLTGHATEDDAPVEEEK; from the coding sequence ATGGCGAACGCCATCGAAGTCGAGAATCTGGTACTCGAGTACGGCAAGAACACGGCTCTGGCGGGCATTTCCTTCGTCGTACCGGAGGGGACGGTCCTGGGCGTGCTCGGACCGAATGGGGCAGGCAAGACAACAGCAGTGCGGATTCTCGCAACGCTTCTGAAAGCGACGTCGGGAACAGCGAAGGTGCACGGCATCGACGTCGGCGACAATCCGAACGAAGTGCGTAAGTCGATCGGACTCACCGGTCAGTTCGCGGCCGTCGACGAATACCTGACCGGATACGAGAATCTGGAGATGGTCGGACGGCTCTTCGGCCTGAAGAAGGCCGAGGCGCACAAGCGAGCCGACGAGCTGCTGGCTCGGTTCGATCTGGAATACGCTCGCGACCGGACGGCCAAGCAGTACTCGGGCGGTATGCGTCGGCGGTTGGACATCGCAGCCAGCCTCATCGGGCGGCCGAAGGTGGTCTTTCTCGACGAGCCCACCACCGGGCTTGACCCGCGAAGTCGAAATGCCATGTGGGACTTCATCGCCGACCTGGTCAAGGACGGTACGACAATTCTGTTGACGACGCAGTATCTGGAAGAAGCCGACAGGCTGGCAGACAAGATCATCGTCCTCGACAAGGGCGCGATCATCGCCGAGGGCACCGCGGACGAGCTCAAGAATCAAGTCGGTGGTGAGCGTCTGGAGTTCGTGCTGACCGATGCAGCCGACAAGGATCGCGCACTCGAAATCCTCACCCCGATCGGCCTCGATGCGCCGTCGTACGACGAACAGACACGTCGAATCGGCATCCCAGTCGGCGGCGGCGCCGACGACTTGACGACGGCGCTCGTGCAATTGAAGGAAGCGGGCATCCACGTCGTGGACGTCGGTTTGCGCAGACCGAACCTCGACGACGTATTTCTCACCCTCACCGGCCATGCCACCGAGGACGACGCACCAGTGGAGGAAGAGAAATGA
- a CDS encoding isoprenyl transferase: protein MKILPTKVRSVLYNVYERRLLTQLDDVAHPRHVAVMCDGNRRWARENGFTDVAHGHRMGALKIAEMLGWCDAAGIEMATIYLLSTENLRRDPDELDSLLEIITDVVEEICGPDKNWGVKIVGTLDQLPLATARRLKEAADMTAGRTGTHVNVAVGYGGRQEIADAVQSLLGEKIAEGLSGDELVQAVSVEEIDGHLYTSGQPDPDLVIRTSGEQRLSGFLLWQSAYSEIWFTEAYWPEFRRVDFLRALRDYAARHRRFGI, encoded by the coding sequence GTGAAGATTCTCCCGACCAAAGTGCGCAGCGTCCTCTACAACGTGTACGAGCGACGCCTGCTGACGCAACTCGACGATGTCGCGCATCCGCGGCACGTCGCTGTGATGTGCGACGGCAACAGGCGATGGGCGCGAGAGAACGGGTTCACCGACGTCGCTCATGGCCACCGCATGGGCGCACTCAAGATCGCCGAGATGCTGGGCTGGTGCGACGCAGCGGGCATCGAGATGGCGACGATCTATCTACTGTCCACCGAAAACCTGCGACGCGACCCCGATGAGCTCGATTCGCTGCTCGAGATCATCACCGATGTCGTCGAGGAGATCTGTGGCCCCGACAAGAACTGGGGCGTCAAGATCGTCGGCACTCTCGACCAGCTCCCGTTGGCGACTGCACGCAGACTCAAAGAAGCTGCAGATATGACCGCGGGCCGAACCGGCACCCACGTCAACGTCGCAGTCGGGTACGGCGGTAGGCAGGAAATCGCCGACGCGGTTCAGTCGTTGCTCGGTGAGAAGATCGCCGAGGGCCTGTCCGGCGACGAACTCGTCCAAGCCGTCAGCGTCGAGGAGATCGACGGGCACCTCTACACCTCGGGCCAGCCCGATCCCGATCTCGTCATTCGGACGTCGGGGGAGCAGCGACTCTCCGGATTCCTGCTGTGGCAGAGCGCGTACTCCGAAATATGGTTCACCGAGGCCTACTGGCCGGAGTTCCGGCGCGTCGACTTTCTGCGAGCGTTACGCGACTACGCGGCTCGGCACCGGAGGTTCGGCATCTAG
- a CDS encoding DUF4307 domain-containing protein yields the protein MTATLPEGRYPASTTRPGVTRRTKNLLLVLVLVVGLGVAYFGYQRLSVQDVEGKALSFDILDDDTVTVGFSVTRADPGQEVVCIIRARSRDGSESGRREVLVPGSVDREVEVSSIITTSKPPAMADVYGCGTNVPEYLRAG from the coding sequence ATGACTGCCACGCTTCCCGAAGGCCGGTACCCGGCGTCGACGACGCGTCCCGGCGTCACCCGCCGCACCAAGAACCTCCTGCTGGTACTGGTGCTGGTCGTCGGACTCGGGGTCGCCTACTTCGGCTACCAACGTCTGTCCGTTCAAGACGTCGAAGGCAAGGCTCTGTCCTTCGACATCCTCGACGACGACACGGTCACCGTGGGCTTCAGCGTCACCCGCGCCGATCCAGGCCAGGAAGTTGTCTGCATCATTCGCGCTCGCTCTCGCGACGGATCGGAAAGCGGCAGACGCGAGGTTCTCGTGCCCGGGTCGGTCGATCGCGAAGTGGAGGTGTCGTCGATCATCACGACGTCGAAGCCTCCCGCCATGGCCGACGTGTACGGCTGCGGCACGAATGTCCCCGAGTATTTACGGGCAGGCTGA
- the greA gene encoding transcription elongation factor GreA translates to MTETQVTWLTQESHDRLKSELDQLISNRPVIAAEINERREEGDLKENGGYHAAREEQGQQEARIRQLQELLNSAKVGEAPTQSGVALPGSVVKVYYDGDESDTETFLIATREEGARDGKLEVYSPSSPLGGALIDAKVGDTREYSLPNGKTMKVTLLSAEPYHT, encoded by the coding sequence ATGACCGAGACCCAGGTGACCTGGCTTACCCAGGAATCCCACGACAGGCTCAAGAGCGAACTCGACCAACTCATTTCCAATCGTCCGGTCATCGCCGCCGAGATCAACGAGCGACGCGAAGAGGGCGATCTGAAGGAGAACGGCGGTTACCACGCAGCGCGCGAAGAGCAGGGGCAGCAGGAAGCCCGAATTCGCCAGCTGCAGGAGCTTCTCAACTCGGCGAAGGTCGGCGAAGCGCCCACACAGTCCGGTGTCGCCCTGCCCGGATCCGTCGTCAAGGTCTACTACGACGGAGACGAGTCGGATACCGAAACGTTCCTCATCGCCACCCGCGAAGAGGGCGCACGCGACGGCAAGCTCGAGGTGTACTCCCCCAGCTCGCCCCTCGGCGGAGCCCTCATCGACGCCAAGGTCGGCGACACCCGTGAGTACTCGCTGCCCAACGGCAAGACCATGAAGGTGACTCTTCTGAGCGCCGAGCCGTACCACACGTAA
- a CDS encoding ABC transporter permease, translated as MSVLHDSLIITKRNLIKLKRVPDLLFFATLSPIMFVLLFAYVFGSAIDIPGVDYKSFLMGGIFVQTMIFGASITGSSLAEDLQKGVMDRFRSLPMARSAVVIGRTAADVGNNIVTITIMSITGLIVGWRITSSFFEAVAGYVLLLLFAYSISWVMAFVGLTVRSPEIFNNASFIVIFPLTFIANTFVPIDGFPTVLKTIAEWNPISSVTLAVRELFGNTNPLAPPPEAWPLQNPVLYTLIWVVLFLVIFVPLSVRKYERTLTA; from the coding sequence ATGAGCGTTCTTCACGATTCCCTCATCATCACCAAGCGAAACCTGATCAAGCTCAAGCGAGTTCCGGATCTGCTGTTCTTCGCGACGCTGTCACCGATCATGTTCGTGCTCCTGTTCGCGTACGTGTTCGGCAGTGCGATCGACATTCCCGGTGTCGACTACAAGAGCTTCCTGATGGGCGGCATCTTCGTTCAGACGATGATCTTCGGCGCCTCGATCACAGGGTCGTCACTGGCCGAAGACCTTCAGAAGGGCGTCATGGACCGCTTCCGGTCGCTGCCGATGGCGCGTTCGGCAGTAGTCATCGGACGCACCGCAGCGGACGTCGGCAACAACATCGTGACCATCACGATCATGTCGATCACGGGTCTCATCGTCGGCTGGCGCATCACGTCGTCGTTCTTCGAAGCGGTGGCGGGGTACGTTCTGCTCCTGCTGTTCGCGTACTCGATCTCATGGGTGATGGCGTTCGTCGGTTTGACGGTGCGGTCGCCGGAGATCTTCAACAACGCGTCGTTCATCGTCATCTTCCCGCTGACGTTCATCGCAAACACCTTCGTTCCGATCGACGGTTTCCCGACGGTGCTCAAGACGATTGCCGAATGGAACCCGATTTCGTCGGTGACTCTCGCGGTGCGTGAGCTGTTCGGCAACACCAATCCGCTCGCCCCGCCGCCGGAGGCGTGGCCGCTGCAGAATCCCGTTCTGTACACGTTGATCTGGGTGGTGCTGTTCCTCGTCATCTTCGTGCCGCTGTCGGTGCGCAAGTACGAGAGAACCTTGACAGCCTGA
- a CDS encoding thioredoxin domain-containing protein — MLGSNALGESTSPYLRQHADNPVHWQQWTPEALQSARDRDVPILLSIGYSACHWCHVMAHESFEDEATAASMNANFVCIKVDREERPDLDAVYMNATVAMTGQGGWPMTCFLTPDGEPFYCGTYYPPRPRAGTPSFPQLLDAIADTWSTRRSEVFDASAAIMDALRSNSGKLPTSQRPVDADLLAEAVVGIRADEDVAHGGFGGAPKFPPGPLLEGLLRHHERTGSAAVLDTVQRAAAAMARGGIFDQIGGGFARYSVDAEWIVPHFEKMLYDNALLLRFYGHLARVTGDPLAIRVADETAAFMLRELRTDTGCFASALDADTEGVEGLTYAWTPAQLVDVLGFEDGVWAAGLFAVDSSGTFEAGMSVMQLPEDPDDIERFERVRATLMDARNRRPQPGRDDKVVTAWNGLAITALAEAGAGLGRSAWIDAAAECGEQIFVRHEENGRLRRASLGTHVGDATGVLEDYSCLAVASLALFQATGEIVWSERARRLLDAAVEHFADAEHPGSWFDTADDAEILVTRPRDPLDNATPSGASTITEALLVAEALAPVDVASRYGELAAAGLARSALVLERAPRSAGHWLAVAEASVRGPLQIAISTDGDSALLDAARRHAPGGTTILAGVVDSSPLLAGRPMIRNQAAAYVCRGFVCDVPVTTTDELVASMRRRPAD; from the coding sequence GTGCTCGGCTCGAACGCACTCGGTGAGTCGACGAGTCCTTACCTGCGTCAACACGCCGACAATCCCGTTCACTGGCAGCAGTGGACACCAGAAGCGTTGCAGTCCGCTCGGGATCGAGACGTCCCGATTCTGCTGTCCATCGGGTACTCGGCGTGCCATTGGTGTCACGTCATGGCACACGAGTCTTTCGAGGACGAGGCCACTGCAGCGTCGATGAACGCGAACTTCGTGTGCATCAAGGTCGATCGCGAAGAGCGTCCCGACCTCGACGCCGTCTACATGAACGCGACGGTCGCGATGACCGGCCAGGGCGGCTGGCCGATGACCTGCTTCCTGACCCCGGACGGCGAGCCCTTCTACTGCGGCACCTACTACCCGCCGCGTCCGCGGGCCGGGACGCCGTCGTTCCCGCAGTTGTTGGACGCGATCGCAGACACGTGGTCGACCCGTCGAAGCGAGGTGTTCGACGCCTCGGCGGCCATCATGGACGCCCTCCGTAGCAATTCGGGCAAACTGCCTACGTCGCAGCGTCCGGTCGACGCCGATCTGCTCGCCGAGGCGGTCGTCGGGATCAGAGCGGACGAGGACGTCGCTCACGGCGGGTTCGGAGGCGCCCCGAAGTTCCCGCCAGGTCCGTTGCTCGAAGGGCTGCTTCGGCACCACGAACGCACAGGGTCGGCGGCGGTACTCGACACCGTGCAGCGCGCGGCTGCTGCAATGGCGCGAGGCGGGATCTTCGACCAGATCGGCGGCGGTTTCGCGCGCTACTCGGTCGATGCGGAATGGATCGTCCCGCACTTCGAGAAAATGCTCTACGACAACGCGCTGCTGCTTCGGTTCTACGGTCATCTCGCGCGGGTCACCGGCGATCCGCTCGCGATTAGGGTCGCCGACGAGACCGCAGCGTTCATGCTGCGTGAACTTCGTACCGACACAGGCTGTTTCGCGTCCGCATTGGACGCCGACACCGAGGGTGTCGAGGGTCTGACGTACGCGTGGACGCCGGCGCAACTCGTCGACGTGCTCGGGTTCGAGGACGGGGTGTGGGCCGCGGGGTTGTTTGCCGTCGACTCCTCCGGGACGTTCGAGGCGGGTATGTCGGTGATGCAATTGCCCGAGGATCCGGATGACATCGAGCGGTTCGAACGCGTGCGCGCGACCTTGATGGATGCGCGCAATCGGCGTCCGCAACCGGGCCGCGACGACAAGGTCGTCACGGCGTGGAACGGGCTGGCGATCACGGCCCTGGCCGAGGCTGGCGCGGGACTCGGACGTTCGGCGTGGATCGACGCCGCGGCCGAGTGCGGCGAGCAGATCTTCGTTCGACACGAGGAGAACGGCAGGCTGCGGCGCGCGTCACTCGGAACGCACGTCGGGGACGCGACGGGCGTACTCGAAGACTATTCATGCCTTGCGGTGGCGTCGCTTGCGTTGTTCCAGGCCACCGGTGAGATCGTCTGGTCCGAACGGGCTCGGCGACTGCTGGATGCCGCGGTCGAACATTTTGCGGATGCCGAGCATCCGGGCAGCTGGTTCGACACGGCCGACGACGCGGAAATCTTGGTCACCCGCCCGCGAGATCCACTCGACAACGCCACGCCGTCAGGGGCGTCGACGATCACCGAGGCGCTCCTGGTGGCGGAGGCGCTCGCTCCGGTGGATGTGGCGAGCCGGTACGGGGAGTTGGCTGCGGCCGGTCTCGCCCGCTCGGCACTCGTGCTCGAGCGCGCACCCCGTTCGGCGGGACACTGGTTGGCCGTCGCGGAGGCTTCGGTTCGAGGCCCGTTGCAGATCGCGATCTCGACCGACGGGGACAGCGCGCTGTTGGACGCTGCCCGTAGACACGCTCCCGGCGGAACCACGATCCTTGCGGGCGTGGTCGATTCGTCTCCGTTGCTTGCGGGCCGGCCGATGATCCGGAATCAGGCTGCTGCGTACGTGTGTCGGGGTTTCGTGTGTGACGTGCCGGTGACGACGACCGACGAACTCGTCGCCTCCATGCGTCGCCGCCCGGCCGACTAG
- the coaA gene encoding type I pantothenate kinase, whose product MHTPWYARVSESSPYVEFDRAQWRTLRQSTPLVLTEEELVGLRGLGEQIDLDEVAEVYLPLARLIHLQVAARQRLFAATATFLGEKHPDRQVPFVIGVAGSVAVGKSTTARVLQALLARWDHHPRVDLVTTDGFLYSTAELMRRGILHRKGFPESYDRRKLLRFVTEVKSGAEEVAAPVYSHVSYDIIKGQFHMVRQPDILIVEGLNVLQTGSRLMVSDLFDFSIYVDARIEDIESWYVKRFLALRKTSFTDPTSHFHHYAGLSDEHARIAAEDLWHSINLPNLVENILPTRPRATMVLRKDADHTINRLRLRKL is encoded by the coding sequence CTGCACACTCCCTGGTACGCACGAGTGAGCGAGTCCAGCCCGTACGTCGAATTCGACCGTGCTCAGTGGCGGACGCTGAGGCAATCGACTCCGCTCGTCCTCACCGAGGAAGAACTCGTCGGCCTTCGAGGACTCGGTGAGCAGATCGACCTCGACGAGGTGGCCGAGGTGTATCTGCCTCTGGCCCGTCTCATCCACCTTCAAGTAGCGGCACGTCAGCGCCTCTTCGCCGCGACCGCAACCTTCCTCGGTGAGAAACATCCCGATCGGCAGGTTCCCTTCGTCATCGGAGTGGCCGGAAGCGTCGCCGTCGGGAAATCGACGACCGCCCGTGTGTTGCAGGCCCTCCTCGCGCGCTGGGACCATCACCCTCGCGTCGATCTGGTCACCACCGACGGATTTCTGTATTCGACGGCCGAGCTCATGCGCCGCGGAATCCTGCACCGCAAGGGCTTTCCCGAGAGTTACGACCGCCGCAAGCTCCTCCGCTTCGTCACCGAGGTCAAATCCGGTGCCGAGGAAGTCGCGGCACCGGTGTACTCGCACGTGTCGTACGACATCATCAAGGGCCAGTTCCACATGGTGCGTCAACCCGACATCCTCATCGTCGAGGGACTCAACGTTCTGCAGACCGGTTCACGGTTGATGGTGTCGGATCTGTTCGACTTCTCGATCTACGTGGACGCTCGCATCGAGGACATCGAGAGCTGGTACGTGAAACGGTTTCTCGCCCTTCGCAAGACCTCGTTCACCGATCCCACCTCACACTTTCACCACTACGCCGGACTGTCCGACGAGCATGCGCGGATCGCGGCCGAGGATCTGTGGCATTCGATCAACCTGCCGAACCTGGTCGAGAACATTCTCCCGACGCGGCCTCGCGCAACGATGGTGCTGCGCAAAGATGCCGACCACACGATCAACCGGCTGCGCCTGCGAAAGCTCTAG
- a CDS encoding DUF885 domain-containing protein, giving the protein MNADSFVREYLLLGLSFDRLEEGFVDAYTGDPELRRQIENAPSPEPRALARRAADLRAELKNTDLPQQRAEFVDVHLRALECSGRKFAGEDIGFVDEVFAYFDVRIEPGDQDEYLQAHRKMDEVLAGPGTLPERLAAHRAADVVPADRLQDCVDAFSSALRDRVRAEYSLPETEVVNYEVVGDKPWSGFNYYLGNYTSTVAINSDLEQQMANLPHLIAHEAYPGHHTEHCRKEAGLVSAGQLEQTLFLVNTPQCLMAEGLADLALKSIVGPGWGLWAQEIYADLGLRFDGEKAERLSQASGQLLGVRQDAALLLHDQHASQDDVAAYLERWSLTSSKRARQSLKFLSSPLWRAYISTYVEGYKLLGSWLDQGATVTERSALFGRLLDEPLIPSALRAN; this is encoded by the coding sequence ATGAATGCAGATTCCTTCGTTCGTGAGTATCTTCTGCTCGGTTTGAGTTTCGACCGTCTCGAAGAAGGCTTCGTCGACGCCTACACCGGTGATCCCGAGTTGCGTCGACAGATCGAGAACGCCCCGTCGCCCGAGCCTCGTGCGCTGGCGCGCAGGGCCGCAGACCTTCGTGCTGAGCTGAAGAACACCGACCTTCCCCAGCAGCGCGCCGAGTTCGTCGACGTGCACCTGCGTGCGCTCGAGTGCTCCGGGCGAAAGTTCGCAGGCGAGGACATCGGCTTCGTCGACGAGGTGTTCGCTTACTTCGACGTCCGGATCGAACCGGGCGACCAGGACGAGTACTTACAGGCCCATCGCAAAATGGACGAGGTGCTGGCGGGGCCGGGAACTCTTCCCGAAAGGCTGGCCGCGCACCGCGCCGCCGACGTCGTTCCCGCCGATCGGCTTCAGGACTGCGTCGACGCGTTCTCCAGCGCGCTCCGCGACCGTGTTCGGGCCGAGTACTCCCTGCCCGAAACCGAGGTGGTGAATTACGAGGTCGTCGGCGACAAGCCGTGGTCGGGGTTCAACTACTACCTCGGCAACTACACCTCGACCGTGGCGATCAACTCCGACCTCGAGCAGCAGATGGCCAACCTGCCGCACCTGATCGCGCACGAGGCGTACCCAGGCCACCACACCGAGCATTGCCGTAAGGAAGCCGGTCTGGTTTCGGCCGGTCAGCTCGAACAGACTCTGTTTCTCGTCAACACTCCTCAATGCCTGATGGCCGAAGGCCTGGCCGATCTGGCGCTGAAGTCGATCGTCGGGCCAGGGTGGGGCTTGTGGGCACAGGAGATCTACGCCGATCTGGGGTTGCGTTTCGACGGGGAGAAGGCCGAGCGGCTCTCGCAGGCGTCGGGACAACTTCTGGGGGTGCGTCAGGATGCGGCCCTGCTGCTCCACGATCAGCATGCATCGCAGGACGACGTCGCGGCGTATCTGGAGCGGTGGTCCTTGACGTCGTCGAAGCGGGCGCGTCAGTCACTGAAGTTCCTGTCCTCGCCGCTGTGGCGGGCGTACATCTCGACGTATGTCGAGGGATACAAGCTTCTGGGCAGCTGGCTGGATCAGGGCGCGACGGTCACCGAAAGATCTGCGCTGTTCGGACGGCTTCTCGACGAACCCTTGATTCCGAGTGCGTTGCGGGCGAACTAG
- the mca gene encoding mycothiol conjugate amidase Mca, with amino-acid sequence MSGLRLMAVHAHPDDESSKGAATTARYAAEGNDVLIVTLTGGERGDILNPAMDIPGVRDRIQEVRREEMAEAARILGVRQTWLGYVDSGLPEGDPLPPLPEGCFALVPLEESTEALVKVIREFKPHVITTYDEKGGYPHPDHIRCHEVSVAAYEAAGDPEQFPDVGEPWTPLKLYYSHGFLRKRMQLFHDWFIDRGEESPFVDWLKRWTGDRDEIMERITTQVTVGDYFEQRDDALRAHATQIDPNGSFFAVPVEVQRKLWPTEEYELARTRVKTSIPETELFAGIEPERTE; translated from the coding sequence GTGTCCGGACTACGGCTCATGGCGGTTCACGCCCATCCTGACGACGAGTCGAGCAAGGGTGCTGCAACAACAGCGCGGTACGCAGCCGAAGGCAACGACGTCCTGATCGTGACCCTCACCGGTGGTGAGCGAGGAGACATCCTCAATCCGGCGATGGATATCCCCGGTGTGCGCGATCGCATTCAAGAAGTTCGACGCGAGGAGATGGCGGAGGCGGCCCGCATCCTGGGCGTTCGTCAGACCTGGCTCGGTTATGTCGATTCCGGCCTCCCGGAGGGCGACCCGCTTCCTCCGCTGCCGGAGGGATGCTTCGCGCTCGTCCCGCTGGAGGAGTCGACCGAGGCCCTGGTCAAGGTGATTCGCGAGTTCAAGCCGCACGTCATCACGACCTACGACGAGAAGGGTGGCTACCCGCACCCGGACCACATCCGGTGCCATGAGGTGTCGGTTGCGGCGTACGAGGCTGCGGGAGATCCCGAGCAGTTCCCCGACGTGGGCGAGCCGTGGACGCCTCTCAAGCTCTACTACTCCCACGGATTTCTCCGGAAGCGGATGCAGCTGTTCCACGACTGGTTCATCGACCGAGGCGAAGAAAGCCCATTCGTGGACTGGCTGAAGCGGTGGACCGGCGACCGTGACGAGATCATGGAGCGCATCACGACGCAGGTAACCGTCGGCGACTACTTCGAACAGCGCGACGACGCTCTCCGGGCGCACGCGACGCAGATCGATCCCAACGGATCCTTCTTCGCTGTGCCGGTGGAGGTGCAGCGCAAGTTGTGGCCGACCGAGGAATACGAGCTCGCGCGAACGAGGGTCAAGACGTCGATTCCGGAAACGGAACTCTTCGCCGGGATCGAGCCGGAGCGCACCGAATGA